In Streptomyces alboniger, the following are encoded in one genomic region:
- a CDS encoding nucleotide sugar dehydrogenase produces MRVSVLGLGYVGCVSAACLASMGHEVIGVDVNQVKVDLVNDGKAPVVEERIGELIAEVVRTGALRATADVREAIMDSEVTLVCVGTPSEPNGSLCTTYLERVTEEIGAVLADRRQRGDGRQTIVFRSTMLPGTCLNLLVPILEKHVGGTAGVDFGIAVNPEFLREGTSVRDFFDPPKTVIGEFDPASGDAVAALYDGLPGEVFRVPVPTAEAIKYADNAFHGLKIGFANELGAVCHALGVDSHQVIDVFLADRKLNISPAYLRPGFAFGGSCLPKDLRSLVHAAQRADVSVPILSHVLPSNSAHLQRAVELVERTGKRRAGLLGLSFKPGTDDLRESPLVELAERLFGKGYDLKIYDANVSLSRLLGANREYIETRLPHLAQLLADSVDEVLDHAEVCLVGTRDPAVLSALPHGGDGPVLIDLIHLPDADARRTEPGYMGLAW; encoded by the coding sequence ATGAGGGTCAGTGTCCTAGGGCTCGGATATGTGGGCTGCGTGTCGGCCGCGTGCCTGGCCAGCATGGGCCACGAGGTCATCGGGGTGGACGTGAACCAGGTCAAGGTCGACCTGGTCAACGACGGCAAGGCCCCGGTGGTCGAGGAGCGGATCGGTGAACTCATCGCCGAGGTCGTGCGGACCGGGGCGCTGCGCGCCACCGCCGACGTCCGCGAGGCGATCATGGACAGCGAGGTGACGCTGGTCTGCGTGGGCACGCCGTCGGAGCCCAACGGCAGCCTGTGCACCACGTACCTGGAGCGGGTCACCGAGGAGATCGGCGCCGTACTGGCGGATCGCCGTCAGCGCGGCGACGGACGTCAGACCATCGTGTTCCGCAGCACCATGCTGCCGGGCACCTGCCTGAACCTGCTGGTCCCGATCCTGGAGAAACACGTCGGCGGCACGGCCGGGGTGGACTTCGGGATCGCGGTCAACCCCGAGTTCCTACGCGAGGGCACCAGCGTGCGGGACTTCTTCGATCCGCCGAAGACCGTCATCGGCGAGTTCGACCCCGCCAGCGGCGACGCGGTGGCGGCGCTGTACGACGGCCTGCCCGGCGAGGTGTTCCGGGTGCCGGTCCCGACGGCCGAGGCGATCAAGTACGCGGACAACGCGTTCCACGGCCTCAAGATCGGCTTCGCCAACGAGCTGGGCGCGGTGTGCCACGCGCTCGGGGTGGACTCGCACCAGGTGATCGACGTGTTCCTCGCCGACCGCAAGCTCAACATCAGCCCCGCCTACCTACGGCCCGGCTTCGCCTTCGGCGGCTCCTGCCTGCCCAAGGACCTGCGCAGCCTCGTCCACGCCGCGCAGCGGGCCGACGTCTCGGTGCCCATCCTCTCCCACGTGCTGCCCTCCAACTCCGCACATCTGCAACGCGCGGTGGAGCTGGTCGAGCGCACCGGCAAGCGACGGGCGGGCCTGTTGGGCCTGTCCTTCAAACCCGGCACCGACGACCTTCGCGAGAGCCCGCTCGTGGAGCTGGCGGAGCGGCTCTTCGGCAAGGGGTACGACCTGAAGATCTACGACGCCAACGTGAGCCTCTCCCGGCTCCTCGGCGCGAACCGCGAGTACATCGAGACCCGGCTGCCACATCTGGCACAGCTGCTCGCGGACTCCGTCGACGAGGTGCTCGACCACGCCGAGGTGTGCCTGGTCGGCACCAGGGACCCGGCCGTGCTGTCGGCCCTCCCCCACGGCGGGGACGGCCCGGTGCTCATCGACCTCATCCACCTTCCCGACGCCGACGCGCGCCGAACCGAACCGGGGTACATGGGCCTTGCTTGGTGA
- a CDS encoding sugar transferase: MQQGELVDPFPSASARLTNGAISQSAIDWEQRYRRTVITSDTVTTTVVVAAIGNFFGARDAANWHEKWVILAFGTELLVLAALAVSRAWAPAVLGQGAEEFRRLGRSLFTAAVVLALGGIALTSRNIKLWIFVAIPALALVTMTARYLLRLWLHKQRKEGRCLRPVLAAGSPATVRDLISRARRFPHLGWRVDAVCTTDGRGPDGDQLEGVPVVGRLADVAGHVRRDGYRVVAVTPDPHWSPDRLQRLAWNLEGSDAEMVVAPVLMEVAGPRLHVDAVLGIPLLRVSMPTFSGGRRVVKGVVDRLGAAILLILFAPLMVLVGLLVLLDSRGGALYRQRRVGKDGREFTIFKFRTMVAGAHGARAALTDRNEGAGLLFKLRRDPRVTRVGAVLRRYSIDELPQLFNVLGGSMSLVGPRPPLPEESAAYGPDIRRRLLVKPGLTGLWQISGRSDLPWEEAVRLDLRYVEDWSLALDTVILWKTLRAVLQGQGAY; encoded by the coding sequence GTGCAGCAGGGGGAATTAGTCGACCCGTTTCCGTCGGCAAGCGCACGTCTGACGAACGGGGCAATCAGCCAGTCCGCGATCGACTGGGAGCAGCGCTACCGCCGTACCGTCATCACCAGCGATACAGTGACCACCACTGTCGTCGTGGCGGCTATCGGCAACTTCTTCGGGGCCCGGGACGCGGCCAATTGGCATGAGAAATGGGTCATTCTCGCTTTCGGCACCGAACTCCTTGTGCTGGCGGCGCTCGCGGTGAGCCGGGCGTGGGCCCCGGCTGTTCTCGGCCAAGGTGCGGAGGAATTCCGCCGTCTGGGACGCTCACTGTTCACGGCGGCCGTCGTGCTCGCACTCGGCGGGATCGCCCTCACCTCACGCAATATCAAGTTATGGATCTTCGTCGCGATTCCCGCGCTCGCGCTCGTCACCATGACCGCGCGGTATCTGCTGCGCCTTTGGCTGCACAAACAGCGTAAAGAAGGACGGTGTCTGCGTCCGGTTCTCGCCGCGGGCAGCCCGGCCACCGTGCGCGACCTGATCAGCAGGGCCCGCAGATTCCCCCACCTCGGCTGGCGGGTGGACGCGGTGTGCACGACGGACGGTCGCGGGCCCGACGGTGACCAACTGGAGGGAGTACCGGTCGTCGGCCGGCTGGCGGACGTCGCGGGCCACGTCCGCCGTGACGGCTACCGCGTCGTCGCGGTCACACCGGACCCGCACTGGTCACCGGACCGGTTGCAGCGGCTGGCCTGGAACCTCGAAGGCAGCGATGCCGAGATGGTCGTGGCCCCCGTCCTCATGGAGGTGGCGGGACCGCGGCTGCACGTCGACGCGGTGCTCGGGATACCGCTGCTGCGGGTCAGCATGCCGACCTTCAGCGGGGGCCGCCGGGTGGTCAAGGGGGTCGTCGACCGGCTGGGCGCCGCGATCCTGCTGATCCTGTTCGCGCCGCTGATGGTGCTCGTAGGACTGCTCGTGCTGCTGGACAGCCGGGGCGGGGCGCTCTACCGCCAGCGCAGAGTGGGCAAGGACGGCCGGGAGTTCACCATCTTCAAGTTCCGCACCATGGTCGCCGGTGCCCACGGGGCGCGCGCCGCACTCACCGACCGCAACGAAGGCGCCGGCCTGCTGTTCAAGCTCCGCCGCGACCCGCGGGTGACCCGGGTGGGAGCGGTGCTGCGCCGGTACTCGATCGACGAACTCCCGCAGCTCTTCAACGTACTCGGCGGATCGATGTCGCTCGTCGGCCCGCGGCCGCCGTTACCGGAGGAGTCCGCCGCGTACGGCCCGGACATCCGGCGGCGGCTCCTCGTCAAGCCCGGGCTCACCGGCCTGTGGCAGATCAGCGGGCGCAGCGACCTGCCGTGGGAGGAAGCGGTCCGGCTCGACCTGCGGTACGTGGAGGACTGGTCGCTCGCCCTGGACACAGTGATCTTGTGGAAGACGCTGCGTGCGGTGCTCCAGGGGCAGGGGGCCTACTGA
- a CDS encoding DUF4239 domain-containing protein: MTETIGLVLGMSLLAAAGVLLRHRYWPNDDDCEPREDVAEYIAMMVGVLYALLLGLSLVSVWESRSSAEEHVQIEAGAAHEIYQLADSLPAAEALRLRDSVTRYVRHTMRVELPALAEGHPPAQEGWHLLRNVRSANQVSPDAKPIEQATAQEVLAQLLVLDDARRGREADARDGLSPVLWFGLLSGGLLTIAFMFMFGIQRSASHVVMVMGLTGLITLTVLLIYQLDQPFEGPMAVDSSAFARYFPGT; this comes from the coding sequence ATGACGGAAACGATCGGGCTGGTCCTGGGCATGTCCCTGCTGGCCGCCGCGGGCGTCCTCCTGCGCCACCGCTACTGGCCCAACGACGACGACTGCGAACCGCGCGAGGACGTCGCCGAGTACATCGCGATGATGGTCGGCGTGCTGTACGCGCTGCTGCTCGGGCTCTCCCTGGTGTCGGTCTGGGAGAGCCGGTCCAGCGCGGAGGAGCACGTACAGATCGAGGCGGGCGCGGCCCACGAGATCTACCAGCTCGCCGACAGCCTGCCCGCGGCCGAGGCCCTGCGCCTGCGCGACAGCGTGACGCGGTACGTACGGCACACGATGCGCGTCGAACTGCCGGCCCTGGCGGAGGGGCACCCCCCGGCCCAGGAGGGCTGGCACCTGCTGCGGAACGTGCGGAGCGCCAACCAGGTGTCCCCCGACGCCAAGCCCATCGAACAGGCGACCGCTCAAGAGGTGCTGGCCCAGCTCCTGGTCCTGGACGACGCGCGTCGGGGACGGGAGGCGGACGCACGTGACGGCCTGTCGCCGGTTCTCTGGTTCGGCCTCCTGAGCGGAGGACTGCTCACCATCGCGTTCATGTTCATGTTCGGCATCCAGCGCAGCGCCAGCCATGTCGTCATGGTGATGGGCCTCACCGGTCTGATCACCCTGACCGTGCTGCTCATCTACCAACTCGACCAGCCGTTCGAGGGCCCCATGGCGGTCGACTCGTCGGCATTCGCCAGGTACTTCCCCGGGACCTAG
- a CDS encoding lipase family protein, protein MTAETADGIAEQAPVGAPYAPAATRRTDPGLLMEASVLLADAALAARRSGAELTAACSSWRFGLRAVRHPMWGLGTALAVGRAVTNSAGLGFAVNGGPVGEVVRSMATVARRKAAPVTMAVDAFTLRIEAATGEHPNLAVPLAKRLTDAVVAGRRVEALCAARELVKLLGVTRTLTTLSPVIMELLALLALLDENPTNDSFAWVTLAGGMPTTEPLLGLPRGLLQRFNQGTGQAERAEPDALLRRVLARSGNDIVRYIDDISALGNHGLALLRRIHCADGAERYVLLLPGTSFGRLRNRGPQDLIGAFDGLLRTDTTYTRSIKHLFVRAGVPEGAEMMIVGHSLGGITAMNLASDLDFVSTYRLTHVLTVGSPIDAKRAVDPTVRVVSLVNKYDVIPGLDGRGPASAIDIPADWLELTWVDETYDYPLSHSPQAYANTLRGGRLPYRTQVNALITTYDGEIVGNQPYLLLDR, encoded by the coding sequence ATGACGGCCGAGACGGCGGACGGGATCGCTGAGCAGGCACCGGTCGGCGCCCCGTACGCCCCCGCGGCCACTCGGCGCACCGACCCCGGCCTGCTGATGGAGGCGTCCGTACTGCTGGCGGACGCCGCCCTGGCCGCGCGCAGGTCCGGGGCGGAGCTGACCGCCGCCTGCTCCAGCTGGCGGTTCGGGCTACGAGCCGTACGCCACCCCATGTGGGGGCTCGGCACCGCGCTGGCGGTGGGGCGTGCCGTGACGAACTCAGCGGGGCTCGGGTTCGCCGTCAACGGCGGCCCGGTCGGCGAGGTCGTGCGGTCCATGGCCACCGTCGCCCGGCGCAAGGCGGCCCCGGTGACGATGGCGGTCGACGCCTTCACCCTGCGCATCGAGGCCGCCACCGGCGAGCATCCCAACCTGGCCGTCCCGCTCGCCAAGCGACTCACCGACGCCGTCGTGGCCGGTCGCCGAGTAGAAGCGCTGTGTGCCGCACGGGAGTTGGTGAAACTGCTCGGTGTCACCCGCACACTCACCACGCTCAGCCCCGTCATCATGGAGCTGCTCGCGCTCCTCGCGCTCCTCGACGAGAACCCGACCAACGACAGCTTCGCCTGGGTGACCCTGGCCGGCGGCATGCCCACCACCGAGCCCCTCCTGGGGCTGCCCCGCGGGCTGCTCCAGCGCTTCAACCAGGGCACGGGGCAGGCCGAACGCGCCGAGCCCGACGCCCTGCTCCGCCGGGTCCTGGCCCGCTCGGGCAACGACATCGTCCGCTACATCGACGACATCTCGGCGCTCGGCAACCACGGCCTCGCGCTGCTGCGCCGCATCCACTGCGCGGACGGCGCGGAACGGTACGTCCTGCTGCTGCCGGGCACCAGCTTCGGACGCCTCAGGAACCGCGGCCCGCAGGATCTCATCGGGGCGTTCGACGGGTTGCTGCGCACAGACACCACGTACACGCGTTCCATCAAACACCTCTTCGTGCGCGCGGGGGTGCCCGAGGGTGCCGAGATGATGATCGTCGGGCACAGCCTCGGTGGCATCACCGCCATGAACTTGGCGTCCGATCTGGACTTCGTGTCCACGTACCGGCTCACTCACGTGCTCACCGTCGGGTCGCCCATCGACGCCAAGCGGGCGGTCGATCCCACCGTCCGCGTGGTCAGTCTCGTGAACAAATACGACGTCATCCCGGGCCTCGACGGGCGCGGACCGGCCTCGGCCATCGACATCCCCGCGGACTGGCTCGAACTGACATGGGTGGACGAGACGTACGACTACCCCTTGTCGCACTCGCCCCAGGCGTACGCCAACACGCTGCGCGGTGGCCGACTGCCGTACCGCACGCAGGTGAACGCGCTGATCACCACGTACGACGGAGAGATCGTCGGCAACCAGCCCTATCTGCTGCTGGACAGGTGA
- a CDS encoding 1-acyl-sn-glycerol-3-phosphate acyltransferase, whose translation MAESNPRSLDEIATDAVSGVLGWLADDYLRVEVSGLDNIPERGPAMLIANHSGAFGLDALVLHNLLLRELSRPVYFYASQVVFRLPAVASYARHHGVFADDPTLGRDRLTDGHLVGVFPEGLDGVAKPFSQRYRLRPFSPGFAVTAMRTGAPVIPVSIVGAEETYPKLGSITSLARRFDLPYFPVTTLLPLPAKWRITVGEPVSAPAAPEASEAYEPPDSFAERSAATRRLCDAVWITVQGMVDRDVRRRTNPFW comes from the coding sequence ATGGCGGAATCGAATCCCAGGTCGCTCGACGAGATCGCCACCGACGCGGTGAGCGGCGTGCTGGGCTGGTTGGCCGACGACTACCTCCGGGTCGAGGTGTCGGGACTGGACAACATCCCGGAGCGCGGGCCCGCCATGCTCATCGCCAATCACTCCGGGGCGTTCGGTCTCGACGCGCTCGTCCTGCACAACCTGCTGCTCCGGGAGCTGTCCCGCCCGGTCTACTTCTACGCCTCCCAAGTCGTCTTCCGGCTGCCCGCGGTGGCCTCGTACGCACGACACCACGGCGTCTTCGCCGACGATCCGACACTGGGCCGCGACCGGCTGACCGACGGCCACCTCGTCGGGGTGTTCCCCGAGGGGCTCGACGGGGTCGCCAAGCCGTTCTCACAGCGCTACCGGCTGCGACCCTTCAGCCCCGGATTCGCGGTCACGGCGATGCGGACCGGTGCGCCGGTCATTCCGGTGTCGATCGTGGGCGCCGAGGAGACGTATCCGAAACTCGGGAGCATCACGTCGCTGGCCCGCCGGTTCGACCTCCCCTATTTTCCCGTCACCACGCTGCTGCCGCTCCCGGCGAAGTGGCGCATCACCGTGGGCGAACCGGTTTCCGCCCCCGCGGCCCCCGAGGCATCCGAGGCCTACGAGCCCCCCGATTCCTTCGCCGAACGGTCCGCCGCGACGCGCCGGTTGTGCGACGCGGTCTGGATCACCGTGCAGGGCATGGTCGACCGGGACGTACGCCGACGGACGAACCCGTTCTGGTGA
- a CDS encoding acyl carrier protein, whose product MNSSATPAAPTTPDTPTTSASTATVTADLIADLLVDHFQVSTAAIRADAPMTDLLADSLMVVEMAIALKDRFGVVATEDELRELTFGEFTARVDQRRAG is encoded by the coding sequence ATGAATTCCTCCGCGACCCCCGCTGCACCCACGACGCCCGATACGCCCACGACCTCGGCCTCGACCGCGACCGTGACCGCGGACCTGATCGCCGACCTGCTTGTCGACCACTTCCAGGTCAGTACGGCGGCCATCAGAGCGGACGCCCCCATGACCGACCTGCTCGCCGACTCGCTGATGGTGGTGGAGATGGCCATCGCGCTCAAGGACCGGTTCGGCGTCGTCGCTACCGAGGATGAGCTGCGTGAACTCACCTTCGGCGAGTTCACCGCACGCGTCGACCAGCGACGTGCCGGGTGA
- a CDS encoding beta-ketoacyl-[acyl-carrier-protein] synthase family protein, with translation MSRGPDVTVTGLGLVTAAGDTEATWAAVREGRATARRDPELRDLPVSLSCRADLADTVPRKGLTPRADPCARMGLTAVAQALERAKLDPGDWDPARVAVVTGCSLGGMHSARTAAARFAADGPTSVSPYFLTGYLINMVSATIALQLGVRGPVLNVATACASGATALGTARDLLTADKCDIALVCGADAAVTPAIVTGFAQLGALSDQGSRPFDTARDGFVIAEGAGALILERPEHAAARSAPHLARLIGYGATTDAHHLVAPHPEGREAERALRTALAEAGIGLGEVGHVNAHGTSTPRGDAVEAGVLARVFPHRPPVTSAKGTLGHTLGAAGAIEAALTVLALREDIVPPVAGLREPDPAFAIDLVTASSRQQETSVAVSNSFGFGGHNAVVVLAKA, from the coding sequence GTGAGCCGGGGGCCCGACGTCACCGTGACGGGTCTCGGTCTGGTCACCGCGGCGGGCGACACGGAAGCCACCTGGGCCGCCGTCCGCGAGGGCCGCGCCACCGCCCGCCGGGATCCGGAGTTGCGGGACCTTCCGGTCTCCCTGAGCTGTCGCGCCGACCTCGCGGACACGGTACCGAGGAAGGGCCTCACCCCGCGGGCCGACCCCTGTGCGCGCATGGGCCTGACCGCCGTCGCGCAGGCGCTGGAGCGAGCCAAACTCGACCCCGGCGACTGGGATCCGGCCCGCGTGGCCGTCGTCACCGGCTGCTCTCTCGGCGGAATGCACTCCGCGCGGACCGCCGCCGCGAGGTTCGCCGCCGACGGCCCGACGAGCGTCTCGCCCTACTTCCTGACCGGCTATCTGATCAACATGGTGTCCGCAACCATCGCCCTGCAGCTGGGCGTACGGGGACCGGTCCTGAACGTCGCGACCGCGTGCGCGTCCGGGGCCACCGCCCTCGGCACGGCCCGTGACCTCCTCACCGCGGACAAGTGCGACATCGCCCTCGTGTGCGGCGCCGACGCCGCGGTGACGCCGGCCATCGTGACCGGTTTCGCCCAACTGGGCGCGCTGTCCGACCAGGGGTCTCGCCCGTTCGACACCGCCCGCGACGGATTCGTCATCGCCGAGGGCGCGGGGGCCCTGATCCTGGAGCGGCCCGAGCACGCCGCCGCCCGCTCGGCGCCGCACCTGGCGCGGCTCATCGGTTACGGGGCCACGACCGACGCCCATCACCTGGTGGCTCCGCACCCCGAGGGGCGGGAGGCCGAACGGGCTCTGCGGACCGCGCTCGCGGAGGCCGGTATCGGCCTCGGGGAGGTCGGCCACGTCAACGCGCACGGCACGTCGACCCCGCGGGGCGACGCGGTCGAAGCGGGCGTGCTGGCCCGGGTCTTCCCGCACCGTCCGCCCGTCACCTCCGCCAAGGGCACCCTCGGCCACACCCTGGGCGCGGCGGGCGCCATCGAGGCGGCCCTGACCGTGCTCGCCCTGCGCGAGGACATCGTCCCGCCTGTCGCGGGACTGAGAGAGCCCGACCCGGCGTTCGCCATCGACCTCGTCACGGCATCGTCCCGCCAGCAGGAGACGAGCGTCGCCGTCAGCAACTCCTTCGGGTTCGGGGGACACAACGCGGTCGTGGTCCTGGCGAAGGCGTGA
- a CDS encoding TioE family transcriptional regulator: MRYLRPVDLAREHGISTQAVRNYEQDGCLPPADRTESGYRAYTATHAAALRAYLALLPAHGYAVSGQVMRALNTGNADAALSAIDRGHAQLLRDRETLDAVEVALEDLAQSAGLAPQPPTGAKEFSIGELAHRLGVTAATLRNWEQAGILVPRREPISGRRSYGADDLRDAELTLLLRRGGYRLDHICTIVEQIRTAGGTQALHAALGDWRKALTTRGLAMLSASVQVARYVELLGIDAPGAARSAPRAR; this comes from the coding sequence ATGAGATACCTGCGCCCGGTCGACCTCGCCCGCGAGCACGGCATTTCCACCCAGGCGGTCCGCAACTACGAGCAGGACGGGTGCCTCCCCCCTGCCGACCGCACCGAGAGCGGCTACCGGGCCTACACCGCGACCCACGCGGCGGCGCTGCGCGCCTATCTGGCACTTCTGCCGGCGCACGGATACGCGGTGAGCGGCCAGGTCATGCGCGCGCTGAACACGGGGAACGCCGACGCGGCGCTGTCGGCCATCGACCGCGGCCACGCCCAGTTGCTGCGCGACCGGGAGACGCTCGACGCGGTCGAGGTGGCCCTGGAAGACCTCGCCCAATCCGCGGGTCTCGCGCCCCAACCTCCCACCGGCGCCAAGGAGTTCAGCATCGGGGAACTCGCCCACCGCCTCGGTGTCACCGCTGCGACCCTGCGCAACTGGGAGCAGGCGGGCATCCTCGTCCCGCGGCGCGAGCCCATCTCCGGGCGCCGCTCGTACGGCGCGGACGATCTGCGCGACGCGGAGCTGACGCTGCTGCTCCGGCGGGGCGGCTATCGGCTCGACCACATCTGCACCATCGTCGAACAGATCCGGACAGCGGGTGGTACGCAGGCCCTGCACGCCGCCCTCGGCGACTGGCGGAAGGCGCTCACCACCCGGGGTCTCGCCATGCTGAGCGCGTCGGTTCAGGTCGCTCGGTACGTCGAGTTGCTCGGCATCGACGCGCCCGGAGCCGCGCGCTCCGCGCCGCGGGCGCGCTAG
- a CDS encoding NADPH-dependent F420 reductase yields MKITVLGTGGGARAHIARLAELGHEVHVGTRDPRATLARTESDMMGTAPFGSWLADRPGIELHTFADAAGQGDLVINGIDGHNAVAALSGAADQLAGKTLIDYAVPFLYNPDIEHPWPTPWGTMPTLDPCDSDSLAEQIQRALPASKVVKGFVTQEQETVVDPKAVGGGDHTMFIAGDHADAKQAATDLLTAYGWDDVLDLGPLVSARGMEMYAHMHSAIGFALGFGTRFGVKVVR; encoded by the coding sequence ATGAAGATCACTGTCCTCGGTACCGGCGGCGGCGCCCGGGCCCACATCGCCCGGCTGGCCGAACTGGGTCATGAGGTTCATGTCGGCACGCGCGACCCGCGGGCCACCCTGGCCCGTACGGAGTCCGACATGATGGGCACGGCGCCGTTCGGCTCCTGGCTCGCCGACCGGCCCGGCATCGAACTGCACACGTTCGCCGACGCCGCCGGGCAAGGCGACCTGGTGATCAACGGCATCGACGGTCACAACGCCGTCGCCGCCCTGTCCGGCGCGGCCGACCAGCTGGCCGGCAAGACGCTCATCGACTACGCCGTGCCCTTCCTCTACAACCCCGACATCGAACACCCCTGGCCCACCCCCTGGGGCACGATGCCGACACTCGACCCGTGCGACAGCGACAGCCTCGCCGAACAGATCCAGCGTGCCCTTCCGGCCAGCAAGGTCGTCAAGGGTTTCGTCACCCAGGAGCAGGAGACCGTCGTCGACCCGAAGGCCGTCGGCGGCGGCGACCACACCATGTTCATCGCGGGTGACCACGCCGACGCCAAACAGGCCGCGACCGACCTGCTGACCGCCTACGGCTGGGACGACGTCCTGGACCTCGGCCCGCTGGTCTCGGCCCGCGGAATGGAGATGTACGCCCACATGCATTCCGCGATCGGATTCGCCCTCGGGTTCGGCACCCGTTTCGGCGTCAAGGTCGTCCGATAG
- a CDS encoding LysR family transcriptional regulator — protein MDLLQLRYFQTVARYEHISRAAEELRVAQPSLSRAIARLEADLGAALFDRQGRRIRLNQYGVIFLRHVDRALSELDDGRRAVREARDTGLGRVSVASETLLTITPLLGSFRTAHPRADVRLFQSNVQEMDRQLRAREVDFCVASQPLSGANFEAVELDREEVLLAVPRGHRLDGRESVTIREIADEPFVTTRVGHWQRALLDRLFASEGLTPLVSCEGDEPAASQDMISAGLGIGLIPAVSRKVGSHSRVPVAWVRVAAPDCLRVLTLVWNRDTHLSEAALKFREFTTGRPFVTHHLPEPDRE, from the coding sequence GTGGATCTTTTGCAGTTGCGCTACTTCCAGACGGTGGCCCGTTACGAACACATCAGTCGCGCCGCCGAGGAACTGCGGGTCGCCCAGCCCTCGCTGAGCCGCGCCATCGCGCGCCTGGAGGCCGATCTGGGCGCCGCGCTCTTCGACCGGCAGGGCCGCCGCATCCGGCTCAACCAGTACGGCGTGATCTTCCTGCGCCATGTCGACCGCGCCCTGAGCGAGCTGGACGACGGGCGCAGGGCTGTGCGTGAAGCCCGGGACACGGGTCTCGGCAGGGTCAGCGTCGCCTCCGAGACCCTGCTGACGATCACGCCGCTCCTCGGCAGTTTCCGGACCGCCCACCCCCGCGCCGACGTGCGGCTCTTCCAGTCGAACGTGCAGGAGATGGACCGTCAACTGCGCGCGAGGGAGGTCGACTTCTGTGTGGCGTCACAGCCGTTGAGCGGGGCCAATTTCGAGGCGGTCGAGCTGGACCGTGAGGAGGTGCTGCTCGCGGTGCCGCGCGGGCACCGGCTCGACGGGCGGGAGAGCGTGACGATCCGGGAGATCGCCGACGAGCCCTTCGTCACCACGCGCGTAGGCCATTGGCAACGCGCCCTGCTCGACCGGCTGTTCGCGTCCGAAGGCCTCACACCCCTGGTCTCCTGCGAGGGCGACGAACCGGCCGCCAGCCAGGACATGATCAGCGCCGGTCTCGGCATCGGCCTGATCCCGGCGGTGTCCCGCAAGGTCGGCTCGCACTCGCGGGTCCCCGTGGCCTGGGTGCGGGTGGCCGCGCCCGACTGCCTCCGCGTGCTCACCCTCGTATGGAACCGCGACACCCATCTCTCTGAAGCGGCCCTGAAGTTCAGGGAGTTCACCACAGGGAGGCCCTTCGTGACCCACCACCTCCCCGAACCGGATCGCGAGTGA